In one Nocardia tengchongensis genomic region, the following are encoded:
- a CDS encoding adenylate/guanylate cyclase domain-containing protein codes for MHTRWPLYLASMLAANAFGAVLVWAFIEYGLPVPEGGTSATRETGLLVPALVFVIGGFLSLTASALMLRPVMRWQVRGGPPSRQEQMAALHAPLRQAIVHLVLWLVGGAVLASLIIVRTPELAAAVIVTECMAATIVFGFTYMLGERILRPVAAEALTVGAFDHTLTAGVGTRMAMTWGMGTFAPTIAIVLLCVTQISSRVQFSAQSLAVSILLLCGVVIMQALALSMLTGSSISDPIRQLSQAIDRVQEGARDVQVEVFDGSEIGLLQVGFNRMMGEAAKRRELQELFGQHVGEDVALRALEYGTELGGETRFVAVLFVDMVGSTATAAERPPTEVVSLLNEFFRVVVDVIDRHHGLINKFMGDAALAIFGAPLDRPDAPTAALAAARELREALREVAGLDIGIGVSAGLAVAGNIGGANRFEYTVIGDPVNEASRLTELAKDRPERVLTSSSALFFADENEQRHWQTGEEVQLRGRRRKTRLAWPLESADTAAADESAASSLG; via the coding sequence ATGCATACCCGCTGGCCGCTGTACCTGGCTTCGATGCTCGCGGCCAACGCGTTCGGCGCTGTCCTGGTGTGGGCCTTCATCGAGTACGGGTTGCCGGTTCCCGAAGGCGGGACCAGCGCGACCCGGGAGACCGGTCTGCTGGTTCCGGCGCTGGTGTTCGTGATCGGCGGATTCCTGAGCTTGACGGCGTCGGCGCTGATGCTGCGCCCGGTCATGCGCTGGCAGGTGCGGGGCGGGCCGCCGTCGCGGCAGGAACAGATGGCGGCGCTGCACGCACCGTTGCGGCAGGCCATCGTGCATCTGGTGTTGTGGCTGGTCGGCGGCGCGGTGCTGGCCTCGCTCATCATCGTGCGGACCCCGGAGCTGGCCGCGGCGGTGATCGTCACCGAATGTATGGCCGCCACCATCGTTTTCGGCTTCACCTACATGCTGGGGGAACGCATTCTGCGGCCGGTCGCCGCCGAGGCGCTGACCGTGGGGGCCTTCGACCACACGCTGACCGCGGGCGTCGGCACCCGGATGGCGATGACCTGGGGCATGGGCACCTTCGCGCCGACCATCGCCATCGTGCTGCTGTGCGTCACCCAGATTTCTTCTCGCGTCCAGTTTTCCGCGCAGTCGCTGGCGGTCTCGATCCTGCTGTTGTGCGGTGTGGTGATCATGCAGGCGCTGGCGCTGTCGATGCTCACCGGCTCCTCCATTTCCGATCCGATTCGCCAGCTCAGCCAGGCCATCGACCGGGTGCAGGAAGGCGCACGGGATGTGCAGGTGGAGGTTTTCGACGGTTCGGAAATCGGGCTGCTGCAGGTTGGCTTCAACCGCATGATGGGTGAGGCCGCGAAACGCCGGGAACTCCAGGAATTGTTCGGCCAGCACGTCGGCGAGGACGTCGCGCTGCGCGCGCTGGAGTACGGCACCGAACTCGGTGGTGAAACCCGATTCGTGGCGGTCTTGTTCGTCGATATGGTCGGTTCGACGGCTACCGCGGCGGAACGCCCGCCAACCGAAGTGGTCAGTCTGCTCAACGAGTTCTTCCGGGTCGTGGTGGATGTGATCGACCGCCACCACGGGCTCATCAACAAATTCATGGGTGATGCCGCCCTCGCCATCTTCGGCGCCCCGCTGGATCGTCCGGACGCGCCGACCGCCGCCCTGGCCGCGGCCCGGGAACTGCGGGAAGCCCTGCGTGAGGTGGCCGGACTGGATATCGGCATCGGCGTCTCGGCCGGGCTGGCGGTGGCCGGGAATATCGGCGGGGCAAATCGCTTCGAATACACCGTGATCGGCGATCCGGTGAACGAGGCGTCTCGATTGACCGAACTCGCCAAGGACCGTCCCGAACGGGTCCTGACCTCGTCGAGCGCGCTGTTTTTCGCCGACGAGAACGAGCAGCGCCATTGGCAGACCGGGGAGGAAGTGCAACTCCGTGGCCGCCGCCGGAAAACCCGGCTGGCCTGGCCGTTGGAAAGCGCCGATACCGCTGCTGCCGACGAGTCGGCGGCGAGTTCGTTAGGCTGA
- a CDS encoding YbhN family protein has protein sequence MTAHGELDGEPAPPADNSHRGRFWWAKWVLGAALVGLLITEGIYLYPRLHESWKNLTEIHWGWVAACILMQAVSMSGFGRIQKQLLHAGGVEVSQRKSVSVVYGSTGMSLTLPAGQVFSTAFTYRQTRRWGASPIVASWQLVMSGVVAATGLALLGLFGTVLAGDRVGPAKVILTLGTVGLLIGAVNYVSRHPDGVQGLLQRILHLVNRIRHKPTDAGMDRVAEIMAQLESVDLGKRDGAWVAAWALVHRLADVACLGFACYAVGADPRWAALMLAFAAGKAVGTIPLAPGGIVYVDATLIYSLTAAAGLPAAQAVAAAFLYRLVSFILVAIVGWIVFLFLFRKPQAGDAELEKEFEERGNSLVTDRRRTNPPDTPGSPDR, from the coding sequence GTGACGGCCCATGGTGAGCTGGACGGCGAACCTGCGCCGCCCGCGGATAACTCGCACCGTGGCAGATTCTGGTGGGCCAAATGGGTGCTCGGCGCCGCGCTCGTGGGACTGCTGATAACCGAGGGCATATATCTATATCCGCGCCTGCACGAATCCTGGAAGAACCTCACCGAAATCCATTGGGGTTGGGTCGCCGCCTGCATCCTCATGCAGGCGGTTTCCATGAGCGGGTTCGGCCGCATCCAGAAACAGCTGCTGCACGCGGGCGGCGTCGAGGTGAGTCAGCGCAAGTCGGTGTCGGTGGTGTACGGCTCCACCGGCATGTCGCTGACCCTGCCCGCCGGCCAGGTGTTCTCGACCGCCTTCACCTACCGGCAGACCCGGCGCTGGGGCGCCAGCCCGATCGTGGCGTCCTGGCAGCTGGTGATGTCGGGTGTGGTGGCCGCGACCGGGCTGGCGCTGCTCGGCCTGTTCGGCACGGTGCTGGCCGGGGACCGGGTGGGCCCCGCCAAGGTGATCCTGACGCTGGGCACCGTCGGCCTGCTGATCGGGGCGGTGAACTACGTGTCCCGGCACCCGGACGGCGTGCAGGGGCTGTTGCAGCGAATCCTGCACCTGGTCAATCGGATTCGGCACAAGCCCACCGATGCCGGGATGGACAGGGTCGCCGAGATCATGGCCCAGCTGGAGTCGGTGGACCTCGGCAAACGCGACGGCGCGTGGGTGGCGGCGTGGGCGCTGGTGCATCGGCTCGCCGATGTCGCCTGCCTGGGTTTCGCCTGTTACGCGGTGGGTGCGGACCCGCGCTGGGCGGCGCTGATGCTGGCCTTCGCGGCGGGCAAGGCCGTGGGCACCATTCCGCTGGCGCCGGGCGGCATCGTCTATGTGGACGCCACCCTCATCTATTCGCTGACCGCGGCGGCCGGACTGCCCGCGGCGCAGGCGGTGGCGGCCGCGTTCCTGTACCGGCTGGTGAGCTTCATCCTGGTGGCGATCGTCGGCTGGATCGTGTTCCTGTTCCTGTTCCGCAAGCCGCAAGCCGGTGACGCCGAACTGGAGAAGGAGTTCGAGGAGCGTGGCAATTCGCTGGTCACCGACCGTCGCCGCACCAACCCCCCGGACACCCCGGGCTCCCCTGACCGGTAG
- a CDS encoding DUF3054 domain-containing protein, with protein sequence MKKLGPFVVDIALVLVFCAIGRRSHDEAIAAGLLRTFWPFGTGLLLGWVISVAVAAGREGVSAAQRFDGRAVWPSGVIVWLSTLVGGMALRAVSGQGVALSFVIVAATFLALFLIGWRAAVRVLVR encoded by the coding sequence GTGAAGAAACTCGGGCCGTTCGTCGTGGATATCGCACTGGTGCTCGTGTTCTGCGCGATCGGGCGGCGCAGTCACGACGAGGCGATCGCCGCGGGTCTGCTGCGCACGTTCTGGCCGTTCGGCACGGGTCTGCTGCTGGGCTGGGTGATCTCGGTGGCGGTGGCGGCGGGCCGGGAAGGCGTCTCGGCGGCACAGCGTTTCGACGGCCGCGCGGTGTGGCCGAGCGGCGTGATCGTCTGGCTGAGCACCCTGGTCGGCGGCATGGCGCTGCGCGCGGTGTCGGGTCAGGGCGTCGCGCTCAGTTTCGTGATCGTGGCCGCGACCTTCCTGGCCCTGTTCCTGATCGGTTGGCGGGCCGCCGTGCGGGTGCTGGTGCGCTAG
- a CDS encoding NTF2-like N-terminal transpeptidase domain-containing protein gives MDVWGSRRFRIRGAIALAGVAAIAIAMGSCGIRDRSTGAEAVVERFTALIDKKDYDGASRLTSYPAGASATLKQVFDGLAPGKPDYRVTQFIGLDGTTGLFSMTGAWNFGDKRDWKYDLNGTVRKLSVGWRISWDPALIVPQLDAKRTAKLVRTYAQPSPRVNDIIGQPLMTEQTINVVKLDPAKITDPVASTNALAAAIAPVAPLIDGPELMQQLSASQGKPITAVNLRDGDFAILEPRMAPIPGVVLEKQPKLISADRRVWSPMLDALTNVWLDNRDGHSGWGVQLFEPNGALVTQLAGEQGPPGPDIPATMDQHLQRAAEDAVVSTGSPTSIVAIQPSSGALVAVAQNSQASERGNIAFTGVYPVGGMIELFKNVAAVTKHKAPQDVSVGDAADAASLLGIGIDFRVPGLDETTGRLPTGKNGAENVGRGNAADSLLASPWGMAIAAAAVARGQVPKPMVAIGQPATTEADLPALPPEATDRLRAMLHDGAGAPEMAALNRYRDVQVFGATTGNNGWLIATLGDLAFAIHIDDPDSGDLTARVAARLLQSLATPD, from the coding sequence ATGGATGTGTGGGGATCCCGCCGCTTCCGGATTCGAGGTGCGATCGCACTCGCGGGTGTGGCGGCCATCGCGATCGCGATGGGGTCATGTGGGATTCGGGATCGATCGACGGGGGCGGAAGCCGTGGTCGAGCGGTTCACCGCGCTCATCGACAAGAAGGACTACGACGGGGCGTCGCGGCTGACCTCCTACCCGGCAGGGGCTTCGGCAACGCTGAAGCAAGTCTTCGATGGCCTGGCGCCGGGTAAGCCGGACTACCGCGTGACCCAATTCATCGGACTGGACGGTACGACGGGTCTCTTCTCCATGACCGGCGCCTGGAACTTCGGCGACAAACGGGACTGGAAGTACGACCTCAACGGCACCGTGCGCAAACTCAGTGTGGGATGGCGCATTTCGTGGGATCCCGCCCTGATCGTGCCGCAGCTCGACGCCAAGCGCACCGCCAAACTCGTCCGCACCTACGCCCAGCCCTCCCCGCGCGTGAACGACATCATCGGCCAGCCGCTCATGACCGAGCAGACCATCAACGTGGTCAAACTGGACCCGGCCAAGATCACCGACCCGGTCGCCTCCACCAACGCCCTGGCCGCGGCCATCGCCCCCGTCGCCCCGCTCATCGACGGACCGGAGCTGATGCAACAGCTTTCGGCCTCACAGGGCAAACCCATCACCGCAGTCAACCTCCGCGACGGCGACTTCGCCATCCTCGAACCCCGGATGGCCCCGATCCCCGGCGTGGTGCTGGAGAAACAGCCCAAACTGATCTCCGCCGACCGCCGGGTCTGGTCGCCCATGCTCGACGCGCTCACCAACGTCTGGCTGGACAACCGCGACGGGCATTCCGGCTGGGGCGTGCAATTGTTCGAGCCCAACGGGGCTCTCGTCACCCAGCTGGCCGGTGAGCAGGGGCCGCCCGGACCCGACATCCCCGCCACCATGGACCAGCACCTGCAGCGCGCCGCCGAGGACGCCGTGGTGAGCACCGGCTCCCCGACCTCCATCGTGGCCATCCAGCCCTCCAGCGGGGCGCTGGTCGCGGTCGCCCAGAACAGTCAGGCCAGCGAGCGCGGCAATATCGCCTTCACCGGGGTGTATCCGGTCGGCGGCATGATCGAGCTGTTCAAGAATGTCGCCGCCGTCACCAAACACAAAGCGCCGCAGGATGTCTCGGTCGGCGACGCAGCCGACGCGGCCAGCCTGCTCGGCATCGGCATCGACTTCCGGGTGCCCGGCCTGGACGAGACCACCGGCCGCCTGCCCACCGGTAAGAACGGCGCCGAGAACGTCGGGCGCGGCAATGCCGCCGACTCGCTGCTGGCCAGCCCCTGGGGCATGGCCATCGCCGCCGCCGCGGTCGCCCGCGGCCAGGTGCCCAAGCCGATGGTCGCCATCGGCCAGCCCGCCACCACCGAGGCCGATCTCCCGGCGCTGCCGCCCGAGGCCACCGACCGGCTGCGCGCCATGCTGCACGACGGCGCAGGCGCTCCGGAAATGGCCGCCCTCAACCGGTATCGCGACGTCCAGGTCTTCGGCGCCACCACCGGCAACAACGGCTGGCTCATCGCGACCCTCGGTGACCTGGCCTTCGCAATCCACATCGACGACCCCGACAGCGGCGACCTCACCGCCCGGGTGGCCGCCCGGCTACTCCAGTCGTTGGCTACCCCGGACTAG
- the aroQ gene encoding type II 3-dehydroquinate dehydratase, giving the protein MAATGPILVLNGPNLNMLGTRQPEVYGSDTLDDVVELCRKTAARFDREIVAFQSNHEGALIDRIHAARGVESGIVINPGGLTHTSVALRDALVIPEVPIVEVHISNVHAREEFRHHSFVSPIATAVIAGMGIRGYAAAIEFLSAR; this is encoded by the coding sequence ATGGCAGCGACCGGCCCGATCCTGGTGCTCAACGGCCCGAACCTGAACATGCTGGGCACCCGGCAGCCCGAGGTGTACGGGTCCGACACCCTCGACGATGTGGTCGAACTGTGCCGCAAGACCGCGGCCCGGTTCGATCGGGAGATCGTGGCGTTCCAGTCCAATCACGAGGGCGCGCTGATCGACCGGATCCACGCCGCCCGCGGCGTGGAGTCCGGGATCGTCATCAATCCGGGCGGCCTCACCCACACCTCGGTGGCGCTGCGCGACGCGCTGGTGATCCCCGAGGTGCCGATCGTCGAGGTGCACATCAGCAATGTGCACGCCCGCGAGGAGTTCCGGCACCACTCGTTCGTCTCGCCCATCGCGACCGCGGTGATCGCGGGCATGGGCATCCGGGGCTACGCGGCGGCCATCGAGTTCCTCAGCGCCCGCTGA